The Megalops cyprinoides isolate fMegCyp1 chromosome 10, fMegCyp1.pri, whole genome shotgun sequence genome window below encodes:
- the LOC118784468 gene encoding tenascin-like: protein MTAQILALLIPKGQGWVTLSGWGGSERKSEGAVGNYTETRANEKKPQAGSLHPSPPPKPQTTALNAKLAKKNPLFSAKPTHDLKPTNQSLSSSAKASHASSQRTSKTEAGPSSSQHPIKVLISDACIHKDTRKVIVNSTQVQGKELDLERGSPLVLTHQINLVPGSCGGCEAEFAALQERLEQLESEVSALKRKCSGVEGPIACLCCLFHSSAFSFTGASCPLGSIANECPNDCSDLGRCEEGKCVCFSGFSGPDCSSATCQPDCSITGKCVDGQCVCDAGFSGPDCSIKSCPGNCNNKGQCVKGRCVCRPGFIGPDCSTVLSSIPQFRATDITDSSVTLSWASPSVQYSTYHITFKSEKEGDEKITAKVGGRLSSFIQTGLAAGQKYKGSIRGEKAGKMGPESTIELTTFISGPKNLHIVKTSRTSVLIQWESPLGDFDEYQLTISPNQTEGKGEKKESQESTLSPDVYAARIDGLEEGHSYDITLVAQKGNSRSQPIRIQATPGDDKTIFTKVTVETVTAKVPPEGDVIKGKKTPDKTKLDKTIFIKKNEEGTEVGSGGNSSKVSTYQGSDQSSQTNKTSSSTRKTGSTLSSVEVQNITSRGFVLLSPGSSYEVSVVSVLGLEESDPITGLVITVPDPPTDLRAVNVTDNKVLLRWRPALATVDRYIIVYGSKTGESQLSISDFKVSGNAVEQQLKGLLSGTLYTVTVTSQLDSQQSAGTTTTFTTAGAGGSKGEGPQELTVSQVTPRSAVISWRLPRTVVTGYKLTYYRAGQERKEVVLASTVTKFKLADLHPSSRYTVQVQGERRGQYTIAISTEFTTGSLRFPFPTDCSQELLNGMQHSGETNIFPAGKQGRPMRVYCDMETDGGGWTVFQRRMNGEVSFFRAWSDYSYGFGNLSGEFWLGNEKLHSLTTLRPMALRVDLRAGSESAYAHYSTFYVGDHRKYYAVRVSGYTGTAGDSMKYHNGRPFSTRDRDNHLSITRCATSYRGGWWYKNCHEANLNGLYGASTKHQGVIWTDWKGKDFSIPFTEMKLRPTYFTPQAQG from the exons ATGACGGCTCAAATCCTTGCCTTGCTCATTCCGAAAGGCCAAGGCTGGGTCACActgagtgggtgggggggctctgAAAGGAAGAGTGAGGGTGCTGTTGGTAATTACACAG AGACCAGAGCCAATGAGAAAAAACCACAAGCAGGAAGTCTCCACCCTAGCCCCCCACCAAAACCTCAAACTACTGCCCTGAATGCCAAACTTGCCAAAAAGAACCCTCTTTTTTCTGCAAAACCCACACATGACCTCAAACCCACCAATCAGAGCCTTTCCTCATCTGCCAAGGCTTCACATGCCAGCAGTCAAAGGACCTCCAAAACGGAAGCaggcccctcctcctcacagcacCCAATCAAAGTCTTGATCTCTGATGCCTGCATCCATAAAGACACAAGAAAGGTCATTGTGAACTCCACCCAGGTGCAGGGCAAGGAACTGGACCTTGAGCGTGGTTCTCCCCTGGTTCTAACTCACCAGATCAACCTGGTACCAGGGTCATGTGGTGGTTGTGAGGCAGAATTTGCCGCCCTACAAGAACgtctggagcagctggagagcGAGGTGTCAGCACTGAAGAGGAAGTGCAGTGGTGTTGAAGGTCCAATAGCCTGCCTCTGCTGTCTTTTT CACTCTTCTGCTTTTTCCTTCACAGGTGCCAGCTGCCCACTTGGGTCAATTGCAAATGAGTGTCCAAATGACTGCAGTGACCTGGGCAGGTGCGAGGAGGGAAAATGCGTCTGCTTCTCAGGATTCAGTGGGCCCGACTGCAGCTCTGCCACATGCCAGCCTGACTGCAGTATTACAGGAAAGTGTGTagatgggcagtgtgtgtgtgacgccGGCTTCTCGGGACCTGACTGCTCCATCAAATCCTGTCCCGGTAATTGTAACAACAAAGGACAGTGTGTGAAGGGGAGATGTGTATGTCGTCCAGGATTCATAGGCCCAGACTGCAGTACTG TTCTTTCTAGCATTCCCCAGTTCAGGGCCACGGATATAACAGACTCTTCTGTCACTCTTTCCTGGGCCTCACCTTCTGTTCAGTACAGCACCTATCACATCACTTTCAAAAGCGAG aaagagggagatgaaAAGATAACAGCCAAAGTTGGGGGACGTCTCTCCAGCTTCATCCAGACTGGATTGGCTGCTGGTCAGAAGTACAAGGGGTCCATTAGAGGGGAGAAAGCAGGGAAGATGGGTCCAGAAAGTACCATTGAGTTAACGACTT tcatttctggCCCAAAAAATCTTCATATTGTCAAGACAAGTAGGACATCTGTACTTATCCAGTGGGAGTCCCCGTTGGGGGATTTTGACGAGTACCAACTCACTATTTCACCCAAtcagacagaaggaaagggggaaaaaaaggaaagccaaGAATCAACTCTATCCCCTGATGTATATGCTGCCAGAATTGATGGTTTGGAGGAGGGGCATTCATATGATATCACTCTGGTGGCACAGAAGGGAAACAGCCGGAGCCAGCCAATAAGAATACAGGCCACGCCTG GCGAtgacaaaacaatatttacCAAGGTGACTGTGGAAACTGTGACTGCGAAGGTGCCACCAGAAGGTGATGTGATCAAAGGAAAGAAGACACCTGACAAGACAAAACTAGATAAAACCATATTCATCAAGAAAAATGAGGAGGG CACTGAGGTGGGTAGTGGCGGTAACTCAAGCAAAGTAAGTACTTACCAAGGCAGTGACCAAAGTTCCCAAACTAACAAAACTAGTAGTAGCACCAGAAAAACAGGGTCAACCCTTAGTTCTGTTGAGGTGCAGAACATAACATCCAGAGGGTTTGTCCT ACTCTCACCTGGCTCATCTTATGAGGTCAGTGTGGTTTCTGTGCTTGGACTGGAGGAGAGTGACCCGATCACAGGCCTTGTCATTACAG TCCCTGACCCACCCACAGACCTTCGAGCTGTTAATGTCACTGATAACAAGGTGCTGTTGCGATGGAGGCCTGCCCTGGCAACTGTTGATCGGTACATCATCGTTTATGGGTCTAAAACTGGTGAGAGTCAGCTATCCATTAGCGATT TCAAGGTCTCAGGAAATGCTGTTGAGCAACAGCTGAAGGGTCTGCTGAGTGGAACTCTATATACTGTCACAGTCACCAGTCAGCTAGACAGCCAACAGAGTGCTGGGACCACAACAACCTTCACCACAGCTGGAG CAGGTGGCTCAAAAGGGGAAGGGCCACAAGAACTGACAGTGAGTCAGGTGACCCCACGCTCTGCTGTGATATCATGGAGGTTGCCTCGTACGGTGGTGACAGGCTACAAGCTGACATACTATAGAGCAGGACAGGAAAGAAAG GAAGTTGTGCTTGCCTCAACTGTGACCAAATTCAAACTGGCTGATTTACACCCTTCATCAAGGTATACTGTGCAAGtacagggagaaaggaggggacAGTATACCATTGCCATCTCCACTGAGTTCACCAcag GCTCTCTGCGTTTCCCCTTCCCCACCGACTGCTCCCAGGAGCTGCTGAACGGGATGCAGCACTCGGGGGAGACAAACATCTTTCCTGCAGGAAAGCAGGGGAGGCCGATGCGGGTCTACTGCGACATGGAGACCGATGGAGGGGGCTGGACG GTCTTCCAAAGGAGAATGAATGGGGAGGTCAGTTTCTTCAGAGCATGGAGTGACTACAGCTATGGCTTTGGCAACCTAAGTGGGGAATTTTGGCTTG GAAATGAGAAGCTCCACAGCCTCACCACCCTGAGACCCATGGCCCTACGAGTGGACCTGCGCGCTGGGTCGGAGTCTGCCTACGCCCACTACTCCACCTTCTACGTGGGTGATCACAGAAAGTACTACGCAGTCAGAGTGTCCGGGTACACAGGCACCGCTG GTGACTCCATGAAATACCACAACGGGCGACCCTTCTCCACTCGTGACAGAGACAACCACCTGTCCATCACCCGCTGTGCCACATCCTACAGAGGGGGCTGGTGGTACAAGAACTGCCATGAGGCCAACCTCAATGGCCTGTATGGTGCCAGCACCAAGCACCAG GGTGTTATCTGGACTGACTGGAAAGGAAAGGACTTCTCCATCCCCTTCACTGAGATGAAGCTCCGCCCCACCTATTTCACTCCCCAGGCTCAGGGCTAG
- the LOC118785119 gene encoding steroid 21-hydroxylase — translation MPGYVTMVGMGAVLILFVLWMVLVYHSRRTHRQTDHKLFSQSKAVGSGLLFSLRQFFSRFLSPSLPGPPSLPFLGNMLELTRDHLPNHLTSLAHRYGSIYRLSCGNTTIVVLSSAETIREALVKKWSDFAGRPHSYTGDIVSGGGCSISLGDYSEEWRTHRRLAHSALQRCCAQSLHRVIERQALSLRQVLLGYNETPVDLSEDFTVAASNVITTLVFGKEYQKTSAELQRLHGCLNEIVSLWGSPWISALDSFPLLRKLPNPPFSRLLKEVARRDDIIRSHLQEYKVQCHTEGTGGAITASLLQSLDQPLGVTEKVALTETHVHMATVDLLIGGTETTAAWLCWTVAFLLHRPEVQSRVYTELCTVLDTRYPQYSDRLRLPCLSALISEVLRLRPVAPLAVPHRATRDSSIAGYFIPKDTIVIPNLYGAHHDPAVWTDPNTFKPERFLDGGMASTRTLLPFGGGARLCLGESIAKMELFLFTAYLLRDFQFLPPGKDSLPDLTGIASVVLKAKPFQVIVRPRP, via the exons ATGCCAGGGTATGTGACAATGGTGGGAATGGGGGCAGTACTAATACTGTTTGTGCTGTGGATGGTACTGGTCTATCACTCTagacggacacacagacagacagaccacaaGCTATTTTCTCAGTCAAAAG CTGTTGGCTCTGgactcctgttctctctccgCCAGTTTTTCTCCcgctttctctccccctcactccctggCCCCCCGTCGCTCCCTTTCCTGGGAAACATGTTGGAACTCACACGAGACCACCTCCCTAATCACCTGACTTCCCTGGCTCACCGTTATGGCAGCATCTACAGGCTCAGCTGCGGCAACACCA ccATAGTGGTGCTGAGCAGTGCAGAGACGATCCGAGAGGCGCTAGTGAAGAAGTGGTCAGACTTCGCCGGGAGACCGCACTCCTACACTG GTGATATTGTGTCAGGTGGCGGGTGCTCCATCTCTCTGGGTGACTACAGTGAAGAGTGGCGCACACATCGACGCCTGGCCCACAGTGCTTTGCAGCGCTGCTGTGCACAGTCTCTGCATCGTGTCATCGAGAGGCAGGCTCTCAGCCTCAGGCAG GTTCTGCTGGGCTACAATGAGACCCCTGTGGATCTGTCAGAGGACTTCACTGTCGCTGCCAGTAATGTCATCACTACTCTGGTTTTTGGAAAAGAG TATCAGAAGACCTCTGCTGAGCTACAGCGTCTGCATGGCTGCTTGAATGAGATTGTGTCTCTGTGGGGCTCTCCCTGGATCTCTGCCTTGGACTCCTTTCCACTGCTCAGG AAATTGCCCAACCCCCCTTTCTCCCGTTTACTGAAAGAGGTGGCCAGGAGAGATGACATCATTAGATCACATCTGCAAGAATATAAG GTGCAGTGTCATACTGAAGGAACAGGGGGCGCCATAACGGCCTCCCTCCTCCAGAGTCTGGACCAGCCACTAGGGGTGACAGAGAAAGTG GCACTGACAGAAACTCATGTTCACATGGCTACAGTGGACCTGCTCATTGGCGGTACAGAGACCACTGCTGCCTGGCTGTGCTGGACTGTGGCCTTCCTGCTACACAGACCTGAA GTACAGAGCAGAGTGTACACTGAACTGTGTACAGTGCTGGACACACGATACCCACAGTACAGTGACAGACTCAGGCTGCCGTGTCTATCTGCCCTGATCAGCGAAGTGCTTCGACTCAGACCTGTGGCTCCACTTGCAGTTCCTCACCGTGCCACTAGAGACAGCAG tATTGCAGGTTATTTTATACCGAAAGACACCATTGTTATCCCCAATCTGTATGGCGCTCATCACGACCCAGCAGTTTGGACCGACCCCAACACTTTCAAACCAG AACGTTTTTTGGATGGAGGAATGGCTTCCACTCGTACTCTACTGCCATTTGGAGGCGGAGCTCGACTGTGCCTTGGGGAGTCCATTGCCAAAATGGAGCTCTTCCTGTTCACTGCCTACCTGCTGCGTGACTTTCAGTTCCTTCCCCCTGGAAAGGATTCCTTGCCTGACCTGACAGGGATAGCCAGTGTGGTGCTCAAAGCCAAGCCATTTCAAGTCATAGTGCGTCCACGACCTTGA